In Pyrus communis chromosome 11, drPyrComm1.1, whole genome shotgun sequence, the sequence ttatttaaactgCTTTTTTTTTGGTCCTCTGGTCCATGTGAGACAATGGGTTCCAACAATACTGCTTAGAAAGGGTCAGAATTGAGAGATTCGGTGTACATAGCCTAATTTTGAAGAGTTAACTActtcaatattatttttcagTTTGTTAGTCTAAAGTCTGAACACGTAAACACACGATTATTCTAGTATTTGTTGACCTCACCAATTTTAAATGTTAACATGTCTGAATTGAGCCGAAAAACATCATCACGTGACCGAATTGTAACAAAAGAAAGCATtccattaataataaaattcaacAAGTTTCGTTAATCTGGATCACATTAACAGCTTTTTTAAGCTAAACcaacaactacctaattctaatACTCATCGTCTTCACCATCGTCACCATCAGCAGACTCAAGCCCAACTTCCTCATAGTCCTTCTCGAGCGCGGCCAAGTCCTCCCGAGCCTCCGAAAACTCTCCTTCCTCCATGCCCTCACCCACATACCAGTGCACGAAAGCACGCTTCGCGTACATCAGATCAAACTTGTGATCAATCCTCGAAAACACCTCAGCAACACTTGTGGAGTTGGAAATCATGCACACAGCCCTCTGAACCTTGGCCAGGTCGCCGCCAGGAACGACAGTAGGAGGCTGGTAGTTGATGCCGCACTTGAACCCAGTCGGGCACCAGTCCACAAACTGAATGGTCCTTTTAGTCTTGATCGTGGCCACGGCCGCATTGACATCTTTCGGAACCACATCTCCCCTGTACATCAAACAGCAGGCCATGTATTTTCCGTGCCTTGGGTCGCATTTCGCCATCATAGACGCCGGCTCAAAGGCGCTGTTGGTGATCTCTGCCACAGAGAGCTGCTCGTGGTAGGCCTTTTCTGCGGAGATCACAGGTGCGTATGACGAAAGCATGAAGTGGATTCTTGGGTAGGGGACCAAATTGGTCTGGAACTCCGTCACGTCCACATTGAGTGCGCCGTCAAAACGCAGAGAAGCAGTGAGTGAGGAAATAACCTGCACAGAAAACACAATCCCTCAACCAAATTAGCAAGAAACGCACAggaaacaaactatcaaacaCTTCGACGGCACAAGAGTAAATTATCAAATGCTATAAGTTCACACGGGCAAATTATCAAACACCTTCGGTGCACAATGAAAGCTTCAGTCAGTTTTACCTGAGAGATCAGCCTGTTGAGGTTGGTGTAAGTGGGTCTTTCAATGTCGAGAGACCTGCGGCAGATGTCGTAGATGGCTTCGTTGTCGAGGAGAACCGACACATCGGTGTGCTCCAAGAGGGAGTGAGTGGAAAGCACGCTGTTGTATGGCTCAACGACGGAGGTTGAGACCTGAGGAGACGGGTAGACTGTGAACCCAAGTTTCGATTTCTTTCCGTAATCGACAGAGAGCCTTTCCAAGAGCAGAGAGCCGAGGCCAGAGCCGGTTCCACCTCCAACGGCGTGGAACACCAGAAAACCTTGAAGCCCCGTACAGTTATCAGCAAGCTTTCGGATTCGATCAAGGCAGAGATCAACAATCTCCTTCCCAACTGTTGGAACACCAGCACAATAAATCAAACGAGAATCAACGGAATTATTTCGCATTTTGAAATCGGAAGTTCGAAATTGGGGTTGTGAGAGAGTTTCTTACTTGTGTAGTGGCCTCTGGCGAAGTTATTGGCGGCGTCTTCTTTGCCGCTGATGAGCTGCTCCGGGTGGAACAGCTGGCGGTAAGTGCCGGTCCTCACCTCATCGATAACGGTGGGCTCGAGGTCCAAAAATACGGCACGGGGGACGTGCTTTCCGGCTCCGGTTTCGCTGAAGAAGGTGTTGAAAGCGTCGTCTCCGCCACCGACGGTCTTGTCACTCGGCATTTGGCCATCAGGCTGCACAAAAAAAATcgaagataaaaataaaaatcccaaATTACATTTGGAACAGAGAGATAAACAAAACCCGGTACCGAAATGGAGgaataaattcaaaaacaacGGACCTGGATGCCGTGTTCGAGGCAGTAGAGCTCCCAGCAGGCGTTTCCGACTTGGATTCCGGCCTGACCGATGTGGATGGAGATGcactctctcattttttttttctcttttgggttttgttttcgtGAGAAGAGAGAGCGAGATGTGCAGAGAAACAGAGGAAATttgattatttgaatttgtgCGAAGGATGAGATTTGGGAATTTATAACGGTATTGAAGCCAAGAAATTGGGTggcatgaaattttgaaaaagccGAGGTTTGGTGGGTCCCATCTGTATGTGACCGTtagatttgaaatttgaattgtgAAAGCGCGAGAACCGACTTAGTCTAGTTTTATTGGACTGGGCTAGCCTTTGCACAAGTCTCAGCTAGCCCACTTTACAAATTGACCTATCAAGCCTGTTTGGGCCTTTGGGCTTTGGACTGTTTTGTCCTGGCCGT encodes:
- the LOC137707522 gene encoding tubulin alpha-2 chain-like codes for the protein MRECISIHIGQAGIQVGNACWELYCLEHGIQPDGQMPSDKTVGGGDDAFNTFFSETGAGKHVPRAVFLDLEPTVIDEVRTGTYRQLFHPEQLISGKEDAANNFARGHYTIGKEIVDLCLDRIRKLADNCTGLQGFLVFHAVGGGTGSGLGSLLLERLSVDYGKKSKLGFTVYPSPQVSTSVVEPYNSVLSTHSLLEHTDVSVLLDNEAIYDICRRSLDIERPTYTNLNRLISQVISSLTASLRFDGALNVDVTEFQTNLVPYPRIHFMLSSYAPVISAEKAYHEQLSVAEITNSAFEPASMMAKCDPRHGKYMACCLMYRGDVVPKDVNAAVATIKTKRTIQFVDWCPTGFKCGINYQPPTVVPGGDLAKVQRAVCMISNSTSVAEVFSRIDHKFDLMYAKRAFVHWYVGEGMEEGEFSEAREDLAALEKDYEEVGLESADGDDGEDDEY